From Penicillium digitatum chromosome 5, complete sequence, one genomic window encodes:
- a CDS encoding putative proline-rich protein — protein MPPPPPPPPPPPPGVLGGPPPPPPPGGLPGRPTKGQAKDRGALLSDIHKGTRLKKAVTNDRSAPVIGGSGGVSAAPPVASAPPVPGARPPPSRLAPPVPSGPAANRLRSNSEGVPGIDSAASATPPQLGGIFAGGMPKLRSRGGVDTGANRDSPYISDSEGARQPPAASAPKPPTAPRPPGARPPPRPSSTDPPTAPPVNPLVAGLKRPPPRPAARSSSTVLAPATKAPEAPPPRAPPPPPVPGKLPPPPASGKFPPPPTCGKPSGPPPPPPSAPATRAPPPPPAASRSTPPPPPSVAPPSIAAQAARSALGHSSPSPPPPPPSAAPGAPPPPPASLPAAPLTEPPFRPSPVSSHPVSHEPFAALDPSAYTLSNGGSSAPSSRIPSTHGHGLVRIEDPRFKFQGDGLLSKPRQFIGGDRRYRAGRGSSVPLDLSALRGGFSQSALKIRQTASTRSALLPSPHIELASNFKPSSYSFDFPCSSDTLARSDGLRK, from the exons CCTCCCCCGCCGCCTCCTCCAGGAGGTCTCCCTGGAAGACCTACTAAAGGACAGGCTAAAGACCGG GGTGCACTTCTTTCTGACATCCACAAGGGCACCAGGCTGAAGAAGGCCGTTACTAATGATCGATCAGCACCTGTAATCGGAGGCTCAGGAGGGGTCTCTGCAGCCCCTCCCGTCGCGAGTGCGCCACCGGTTCCTGGTGCGAGGCCGCCTCCAAGCAGGCTTGCACCGCCTGTACCATCCGGCCCTGCCGCGAATCGATTACGGAGCAACAGCGAAGGAGTTCCTGGAATAGATAGCGCAGCCAGTGCGACGCCACCCCAATTAGGGGGAATATTTGCTGGTGGGATGCCCAAGTTACGCAGTCGTGGAGGTGTCGATACAGGTGCCAATCGAGACTCGCCCTACATCTCTGATTCCGAAGGTGCACGTCAACCACCTGCTGCATCAGCTCCCAAGCCTCCGACAGCTCCCAGACCTCCTGGGGCCAGACCGCCCCCTCGTCCCTCGTCGACAGATCCGCCGACTGCACCACCGGTCAATCCATTGGTTGCCGGCTTGAAGAGGCCTCCCCCGAGACCTGCTGCACGATCCTCATCTACAGTTTTGGCGCCTGCTACAAAGGCCCCCGAAGCGCCGCCTCCACGCGCGCCTCCTCCACCTCCAGTACCGGGCAAGCTTCCACCACCTCCAGCATCAGGCAAATTCCCACCACCGCCTACATGTGGAAAACCATCCGGCCCCCCACCCCCTCCCCCATCAGCCCCCGCAACTCGGGCACCTCCTCCCCCGCCGGCTGCTTCTAGATCGAcacccccccctcccccatcAGTAGCCCCGCCGTCAATTGCTGCGCAGGCTGCCCGTTCCGCCCTGGGACATTCTTCGCCTTCCCCACCTCCACCACCCCCATCAGCTGCTCCAGGCGCTCCGCCACCGCCTCCAGCTTCACTTCCCGCAGCTCCGCTAACCGAGCCACCTTTCCGACCATCCCCTGTTTCCTCTCACCCTGTCTCCCACGAACCGTTCGCAGCGCTGGACCCTAGTGCGTATACACTTTCCAATGGTGGGTCGTCTGCACCAAGCTCACGAATCCCTTCAACACATGGACATGGCCTAGTCCGAATAGAAGACCCGCGATTTAAATTCCAAGGCGATGGGCTACTCTCCAAACCACGGCAATTTATCGGTGGAGATCGCCGATACCGCGCTGGAAGGGGCAGCAGTGTTCCTTTGGATCTGAGTGCTTTGCGAG GAGGATTCTCGCAATCTGCACTCAAGATTCGACAAACAGCATCAACCCGCTCTGCGCTATTGCCATCACCTCACATTGAATTGGCCTCGAACTTTAAACCAAGCTCCTACAGCTTTGATTTTCCTTG CTCGTCGGACACACTTGCGCGAAGTGACGGACTCCGAAAGTGA
- a CDS encoding Ribonucleoprotein LSM domain, eukaryotic/archaea-type, whose amino-acid sequence MSLHFYVNKKVLILTVDGRTLIGDLLSTDQTTNLVLANTVERIIRTPDDDEPSTEIEHGLYLIRGDNVVICGEIDEKLDGDIDWSKVKGEVIRDTKNA is encoded by the exons ATGTCTCTCCACTTTTACGTCAATA AAAAAGTCCTCATCCTCACAGTTGACGGTCGCACACTCATCGGCGATCTCTTGTCAACCGACCAAACGACGAACCTTGTCCTCGCCAACACCGTTGAACGCATTATCCGCACCCCAGACGACGACGAACCCTCCACTGAAATCGAACATGGGCTGTACTTGATCCGCGGTGACAACGTCGTGATATGCGGTGAAATCGACGAGAAATTGGACGGAGACATCGACTGGTCCAAGGTGAAAGGCGAGGTCATCCGAGAC